In one window of Henckelia pumila isolate YLH828 chromosome 1, ASM3356847v2, whole genome shotgun sequence DNA:
- the LOC140860344 gene encoding phenylacetaldehyde synthase-like isoform X4, whose amino-acid sequence MMANSRMKVTFMCLLLLLAVIFEATVENTGEKSTGSWVNGQRISYPEALSARKVLILVSVIPISLMMWLRKPKIKSPIRLLGTASEAVLVVLLAARDKILRKVGKDTIRKILVYCSDQTHASLQKAFKVGATSSAAVDPLLALGKISQSNGLWFHVDAAYAGSTCICPEFRPYLDGVEEADSFNMNAHKFFLTNFDCSALWVKERHALIQSLSTSAEYLENKYGDTN is encoded by the exons ATGATGGCGAACAGCAGGATGAAGGTAACTTTCATGTGTTTGTTACTGTTATTGGCAGTGATTTTTGAGGCCACCGTTGAGAATACAGGCGAAAAGAGCACAGGATCTTGGGTGAATGGGCAAAGGATAAGTTATCCGGAGGCCTTGTCGGCACGAAAGGTGCTGATCTTGGTATCGGTGATTCCAATCAGCTTGATGATGTGGCTAAGAAAACCAAAGATAAAATCACCGATACGGCTACTG GGCACTGCAAGTGAAGCCGTTTTGGTTGTGCTTTTGGCTGCTCGAGATAAAATTTTGAGAAAGGTTGGGAAAGACACCATAAGGAAGATTTTGGTCTATTGCTCTGATCAAACTCATGCTTCTCTGCAGAAAGCCTTCAAG GTTGGTGCTACATCATCAGCAGCTGTAGATCCTCTGCTTGCATTGGGGAAGATTTCACAG AGTAATGGGCTATGGTTTCATGTGGATGCTGCTTATGCTGGAAGTACTTGTATCTGCCCAGAGTTTCGTCCCTACTTAGATGGAGTTGAGGAAGCTGACTCTTTCAACATGAATGCACACAAGTTTTTTTTGACCAATTTTGATTGCTCGGCTCTTTGGGTGAAG GAAAGACATGCGCTCATCCAGTCACTCTCAACAAGTGCAGAGTACCTAGAGAATAAA tatggagatacaaattaa
- the LOC140860344 gene encoding phenylacetaldehyde synthase-like isoform X3 yields MMANSRMKVTFMCLLLLLAVIFEATVENTGEKSTGSWVNGQRISYPEALSARKVLILVSVIPISLMMWLRKPKIKSPIRLLGTASEAVLVVLLAARDKILRKVGKDTIRKILVYCSDQTHASLQKAFKVGATSSAAVDPLLALGKISQSNGLWFHVDAAYAGSTCICPEFRPYLDGVEEADSFNMNAHKFFLTNFDCSALWVKERHALIQSLSTSAEYLENKLQYGDTN; encoded by the exons ATGATGGCGAACAGCAGGATGAAGGTAACTTTCATGTGTTTGTTACTGTTATTGGCAGTGATTTTTGAGGCCACCGTTGAGAATACAGGCGAAAAGAGCACAGGATCTTGGGTGAATGGGCAAAGGATAAGTTATCCGGAGGCCTTGTCGGCACGAAAGGTGCTGATCTTGGTATCGGTGATTCCAATCAGCTTGATGATGTGGCTAAGAAAACCAAAGATAAAATCACCGATACGGCTACTG GGCACTGCAAGTGAAGCCGTTTTGGTTGTGCTTTTGGCTGCTCGAGATAAAATTTTGAGAAAGGTTGGGAAAGACACCATAAGGAAGATTTTGGTCTATTGCTCTGATCAAACTCATGCTTCTCTGCAGAAAGCCTTCAAG GTTGGTGCTACATCATCAGCAGCTGTAGATCCTCTGCTTGCATTGGGGAAGATTTCACAG AGTAATGGGCTATGGTTTCATGTGGATGCTGCTTATGCTGGAAGTACTTGTATCTGCCCAGAGTTTCGTCCCTACTTAGATGGAGTTGAGGAAGCTGACTCTTTCAACATGAATGCACACAAGTTTTTTTTGACCAATTTTGATTGCTCGGCTCTTTGGGTGAAG GAAAGACATGCGCTCATCCAGTCACTCTCAACAAGTGCAGAGTACCTAGAGAATAAA ttacagtatggagatacaaattaa
- the LOC140860344 gene encoding phenylacetaldehyde synthase-like isoform X1: MMANSRMKVTFMCLLLLLAVIFEATVENTGEKSTGSWVNGQRISYPEALSARKVLILVSVIPISLMMWLRKPKIKSPIRLLGTASEAVLVVLLAARDKILRKVGKDTIRKILVYCSDQTHASLQKAFKVGATSSAAVDPLLALGKISQSNGLWFHVDAAYAGSTCICPEFRPYLDGVEEADSFNMNAHKFFLTNFDCSALWVKERHALIQSLSTSAEYLENKKILHIERGRYVVD; the protein is encoded by the exons ATGATGGCGAACAGCAGGATGAAGGTAACTTTCATGTGTTTGTTACTGTTATTGGCAGTGATTTTTGAGGCCACCGTTGAGAATACAGGCGAAAAGAGCACAGGATCTTGGGTGAATGGGCAAAGGATAAGTTATCCGGAGGCCTTGTCGGCACGAAAGGTGCTGATCTTGGTATCGGTGATTCCAATCAGCTTGATGATGTGGCTAAGAAAACCAAAGATAAAATCACCGATACGGCTACTG GGCACTGCAAGTGAAGCCGTTTTGGTTGTGCTTTTGGCTGCTCGAGATAAAATTTTGAGAAAGGTTGGGAAAGACACCATAAGGAAGATTTTGGTCTATTGCTCTGATCAAACTCATGCTTCTCTGCAGAAAGCCTTCAAG GTTGGTGCTACATCATCAGCAGCTGTAGATCCTCTGCTTGCATTGGGGAAGATTTCACAG AGTAATGGGCTATGGTTTCATGTGGATGCTGCTTATGCTGGAAGTACTTGTATCTGCCCAGAGTTTCGTCCCTACTTAGATGGAGTTGAGGAAGCTGACTCTTTCAACATGAATGCACACAAGTTTTTTTTGACCAATTTTGATTGCTCGGCTCTTTGGGTGAAG GAAAGACATGCGCTCATCCAGTCACTCTCAACAAGTGCAGAGTACCTAGAGAATAAA AAAATACTTCACATAGAAAGAGGCAGATATGTGGTGGACTGA
- the LOC140860344 gene encoding phenylacetaldehyde synthase-like isoform X5 codes for MMANSRMKVTFMCLLLLLAVIFEATVENTGEKSTGSWVNGQRISYPEALSARKVLILVSVIPISLMMWLRKPKIKSPIRLLGTASEAVLVVLLAARDKILRKVGKDTIRKILVYCSDQTHASLQKAFKVGATSSAAVDPLLALGKISQSNGLWFHVDAAYAGSTCICPEFRPYLDGVEEADSFNMNAHKFFLTNFDCSALWVKERHALIQSLSTSAEYLENK; via the exons ATGATGGCGAACAGCAGGATGAAGGTAACTTTCATGTGTTTGTTACTGTTATTGGCAGTGATTTTTGAGGCCACCGTTGAGAATACAGGCGAAAAGAGCACAGGATCTTGGGTGAATGGGCAAAGGATAAGTTATCCGGAGGCCTTGTCGGCACGAAAGGTGCTGATCTTGGTATCGGTGATTCCAATCAGCTTGATGATGTGGCTAAGAAAACCAAAGATAAAATCACCGATACGGCTACTG GGCACTGCAAGTGAAGCCGTTTTGGTTGTGCTTTTGGCTGCTCGAGATAAAATTTTGAGAAAGGTTGGGAAAGACACCATAAGGAAGATTTTGGTCTATTGCTCTGATCAAACTCATGCTTCTCTGCAGAAAGCCTTCAAG GTTGGTGCTACATCATCAGCAGCTGTAGATCCTCTGCTTGCATTGGGGAAGATTTCACAG AGTAATGGGCTATGGTTTCATGTGGATGCTGCTTATGCTGGAAGTACTTGTATCTGCCCAGAGTTTCGTCCCTACTTAGATGGAGTTGAGGAAGCTGACTCTTTCAACATGAATGCACACAAGTTTTTTTTGACCAATTTTGATTGCTCGGCTCTTTGGGTGAAG GAAAGACATGCGCTCATCCAGTCACTCTCAACAAGTGCAGAGTACCTAGAGAATAAA TAG
- the LOC140860344 gene encoding phenylacetaldehyde synthase-like isoform X2, translating to MMANSRMKVTFMCLLLLLAVIFEATVENTGEKSTGSWVNGQRISYPEALSARKVLILVSVIPISLMMWLRKPKIKSPIRLLGTASEAVLVVLLAARDKILRKVGKDTIRKILVYCSDQTHASLQKAFKVGATSSAAVDPLLALGKISQSNGLWFHVDAAYAGSTCICPEFRPYLDGVEEADSFNMNAHKFFLTNFDCSALWVKERHALIQSLSTSAEYLENKDPTRFRY from the exons ATGATGGCGAACAGCAGGATGAAGGTAACTTTCATGTGTTTGTTACTGTTATTGGCAGTGATTTTTGAGGCCACCGTTGAGAATACAGGCGAAAAGAGCACAGGATCTTGGGTGAATGGGCAAAGGATAAGTTATCCGGAGGCCTTGTCGGCACGAAAGGTGCTGATCTTGGTATCGGTGATTCCAATCAGCTTGATGATGTGGCTAAGAAAACCAAAGATAAAATCACCGATACGGCTACTG GGCACTGCAAGTGAAGCCGTTTTGGTTGTGCTTTTGGCTGCTCGAGATAAAATTTTGAGAAAGGTTGGGAAAGACACCATAAGGAAGATTTTGGTCTATTGCTCTGATCAAACTCATGCTTCTCTGCAGAAAGCCTTCAAG GTTGGTGCTACATCATCAGCAGCTGTAGATCCTCTGCTTGCATTGGGGAAGATTTCACAG AGTAATGGGCTATGGTTTCATGTGGATGCTGCTTATGCTGGAAGTACTTGTATCTGCCCAGAGTTTCGTCCCTACTTAGATGGAGTTGAGGAAGCTGACTCTTTCAACATGAATGCACACAAGTTTTTTTTGACCAATTTTGATTGCTCGGCTCTTTGGGTGAAG GAAAGACATGCGCTCATCCAGTCACTCTCAACAAGTGCAGAGTACCTAGAGAATAAA GATCCTACAAGGTTTAGATATTGA